A portion of the Daphnia magna isolate NIES linkage group LG4, ASM2063170v1.1, whole genome shotgun sequence genome contains these proteins:
- the LOC123471538 gene encoding acyl-CoA Delta-9 desaturase-like, producing MTDMILHGMGPSPSADLVGSILGVEAEDNDFKQQRSTLRKTNSSRMVTPETRNGSHSKSPEDSVAKDPPMQIVWRNVLVFIYLHAAALYGFYLCFTAAKPSTLAWSFFLFLFGGFGITGGAHRLWAHRCYKAKLPLRIFAAVAQTIAVQNDIYEWSRDHRVHHKFSETDADPHNARRGFFFAHVGWLLCKKHPEVIRRGKTVDVSDLLQDPVVVFQRKYYIPLVLTLCFTMPAVVPWYYWGESFKTSFFVASIFRYVFTLNVTWLVNSAAHIWGNHPYDKGINPAENRAVAFLTSGEGWHNYHHVFPWDYKAAELGNYSMNMTTAAIEFFEWLGLAYDLKSVPDRIVRSRVHRTGDGSHPFSLDDSQFTAEDIKQEEEFCEIIPQDTKN from the exons ATGACTGACAT GATTTTGCATGGTATGGGACCTTCTCCCAGTGCAGACTTAGTTGGCTCGATTCTTGGCGTCGAAGCGGAGGACAATGACTTCAAGCAACAACGGTCGACTCTCCGCAAAACCAATTCCAGTCGTATGGTCACGCCTGAAACTAGGAACGGCTCGCATTCCAAAAGCCCAGAAGATTCGGTTGCCAAGGATCCACCTATGCAAATCGTTTGGCGAAATGTGTTGGTTTTTATCTATCTTCATGCTGCTGCCTTGTATGGATTCTATCTCTGTTTCACGGCAGCCAAACCGTCAACTCTTGCTTGGT cgttctttttgtttttgtttggtggTTTCGGCATTACGGGCGGTGCTCACAGACTTTGGGCTCACCGTTGTTACAAGGCCAAATTGCCGCTGCGTAtctttgctgctgttgctcaAACAATTGCCGTTCAG AATGATATTTACGAATGGAGCAGAGATCATCGTGTTCATCACAAATTTAGCGAAACTGATGCTGACCCGCATAACGCTCGCCGtggtttcttttttgctcATGTCGGCTGGCTTTTGTGCAAAAAACATCCCGAAGTCATTCGGCGTGGAAAAACTGTTGACGTGAGCGATCTCTTGCAAGATCCCGTCGTTGTTTTCCAGCGAAA GTATTACATTCCTTTGGTCTTGACTCTCTGTTTCACGATGCCAGCAGTTGTGCCATGGTACTATTGGGGCGAATCGTTCAAAACGTCTTTTTTCGTCGCTTCCATCTTTCGTTACGTGTTCACGCTCAACGTTACCTG GCTGGTTAACAGTGCAGCCCACATTTGGGGTAACCATCCCTACGACAA AGGTATCAATCCTGCCGAAAACCGAGCAGTTGCTTTCCTGACATCTGGCGAAGGATGGCACAACTACCATCATGTGTTTCCCTGGGACTACAAAGCAGCAGAACTAGGAAATTACAGCATGAACATGACAACAGCTGCCATCGAATTCTTCGAATGGCTTGGCTTGGCTTACGACCTGAAAAGCGTGCCAGACAGAATTGTTCGCAGTCGTGTTCATCGAACAGGAGATGGCTCGCATCCCTTTTCCTTAGATGACAGTCAATTTACAGCCGAAGACAttaaacaagaagaagagttTTGCGAAATTATTCCGCAAGACACAAAGAATTAG
- the LOC116922101 gene encoding bifunctional heparan sulfate N-deacetylase/N-sulfotransferase isoform X1, which yields MNEDFDVALLDEESSFHDARKNNYVNSYVFTKFDLLHKWLMRQTSRLGRSCICLGRLALVRRCVVFLLFLCLVFVLYSAYHLSSVRFNIILRGPRLDPSIHCSSTRENGLRLGSVMGSRSHASPGRTRIDAKVLLFAETQYSHLGRDIAELLVHNRLKYKLEVVGKSLPILTNVDKGKYGVIVFENMDRYLTMDKWNRELLDKYCRQYQVGIIGFMSPREESLIGAQLRGFPLHIHTNFKLKDAELKADSPVLRITRGGDVLWGPLPGNDWTVFSPNHSTYEPLAMGSIQAPEDSPAYGGLSSNAITVIRDCGEFDGIQRILFGSGLDFWLHRLLFLDAMSFLSHGRLSTSLQRYIQVDIDDIFVGQKGTRLTPSDVESIIDTQNRIRTIVPGFRFNMGYSGKFFNHGTDEENKGDEYLLQHANEFTWFGHMWSHQQPHLYENISLLEADMLLNKKFAIEHGIPTDSGYSVSPHHSGVYPVHEALYEMWKKLWNIHVTSTEEYPHLRPARLRRGFIHRGIMVLPRQTCGLYTHTIFIDKYPGGRSTLDSSIKGGELFQTIVFNRINIFMTHMSNYGNDRLALYTFEAATKFLQCWTNLQFQSISALQLAEKYFRMYPEESEPVWGNPCDDQRHMKIWSQNKTCDQLPRFLVLGPQKTGTTALYTFLSMHPAIVSNYPSPETFEEIQFFNGKNYYRGLDWYMNFFPVPKNSTAKFLFEKSATYFDGELVPRRVHALLPKAKLVIIIISPAKRAYSWYQHVRSHGDPTALNHTFYQVLTAGDAQSKALRDLRFRCLSPGMYAHHLDRWLLYFPPQQISVIDGEQVRLDPVTSMTKLQHFLKIRPIFDYSLHLRYDARKGFFCQVVNGDHTKCLGRSKGRHYPTMDSQSAKYLQSFYMTHNIALEKLLKRLGYPIPLWLEEDLSDRPVNNQAVEMPNSL from the exons ATGAACGAAGACTTTGATGTAGCTCTTCTTGATGAAGAAAGTTCGTTTCACGATGCAAGAAAGAACAACTATGTTAATAGCTACGTTTTCACCAAGTTCGACCTATTGCACAAGTGGCTAATGCGTCAGACATCAAGACTAGGTCGAAGTTGCATCTGTTTGGGCCGTTTGGCCCTTGTGCGTCGATGCGTGGTTTTCCTCTTATTCCTGTGTCTCGTTTTCGTATTGTACTCAGCTTATCATCTCTCGTCAGTTCGGTTCAATAT TATTCTACGTGGACCGCGACTGGATCCATCAATCCATTGTTCGTCTACGAGGGAAAATGGTCTGCGCCTTGGTAGCGTAATGGGAAGTAGAAGCCATGCTTCTCCAGGCCGCACTAGAATTGATGCCAAAGTTTTGCTTTTTGCGGAAACACAATACTCACATCTCGGACGAGATATCGCTGAACTTTTGGTCCACAACCGCCTAAA GTACAAATTAGAGGTCGTAGGGAAATCGCTTCCAATCTTGACTAACGTTGATAAAGGAAAATATGGAGTGATAGTCTTTGAAAATATGGATCGTTACCTGACGATGGATAAATGGAACAGAGAGCTACTCGATAAATATTGTCGCCAGTATCAG GTTGGAATAATAGGTTTTATGTCTCCACGGGAAGAAAGTCTAATTGGGGCCCAGCTTCGCGGTTTCCCGTTACATATCcatacaaattttaaattgaaG GATGCCGAGTTAAAAGCAGATTCTCCTGTGCTTAGGATAACCCGAGGGGGTGACGTACTTTGGGGACCTTTGCCTGGGAATGACTGGACAGTGTTTTCGCCTAACCATTCCACGTATGAACCCTTGGCTATGGGCTCTATTCAAGCCCCAGAAGATAGTCCTGCTTACGGAGGGTTGTCCTCGAACGCCATTACAGTTATTCGG GACTGTGGAGAGTTTGATGGAATTCAGCGAATCTTATTTGGATCTGGGTTAGACTTCTGGCTCCACCGTCTTCTCTTTCTAGATGCCATGTCTTTTTTATCACATGGGCGGTTGTCAACAAGCTTGCAACGCTACATTCAAGTTGACATAGACGACATCTTTGTTGGGCAGAAAGGCACACGCCTCACTCCCAGTGATGTGGAG AGCATCATCGATACCCAAAATCGTATTCGAACGATTGTTCCTGGCTTCAGATTTAATATGGGATATTCCGGCAAGTTCTTTAACCATGGAACTGACGAAGAGAACAAAGGGGATGAATATCTTTTAC AACACGCCAATGAGTTTACGTGGTTTGGGCATATGTGGAGTCACCAGCAACCACACCTATATGAGAATATTTCCTTATTGGAAGCAGATATgcttcttaataaaaaatttgcgaTT GAACATGGCATTCCAACAGACTCTGGTTATTCCGTATCTCCACATCACTCAGGGGTCTATCCTGTCCATGAAGCGCTGTACGAAATGTGGAAAAAGCTTTGGAATATTCATGTCAC GTCTACAGAGGAGTATCCGCACTTAAGACCCGCTCGACTGCGCCGTGGATTTATCCATAGGGGGATCATG GTGCTTCCGAGACAAACTTGTGGACTCTATACCCACACCATTTTTATCGACAAGTATCCTGGTGGTCGCTCGACATTAGATAGCAGCATTAAAGGAGGGGAGCTTTTCCAGACGATCGTCTTTAACAGG ATAAACATCTTTATGACTCACATGTCGAACTATGGCAACGATCGCCTGGCTTTGTACACCTTTGAAGCAGCTACAAAATTTTTGCAGTGTTGGACCAATCTGCAATTCCAAAGCATTTCTGCTCTCCAATTGGCTGAAAAATACTTCCGGATGTATCCTGAGGAGAGCGAACCAGTGTGGGGG AATCCTTGCGACGACCAGCGCCATATGAAAATATGGTCTCAAAATAAGACCTGTGATCAGTTGCCCAGGTTTCTGGTGTTAGGGCCACAAAAAACTGGTACAACTGCCCTGTATACTTTCCTCTCCATGCACCCAGCTATAGTAAGCAATTATCCCAGTCCAGAGACTTTTGAAGAAATCCAGTTCTTCAATGGGAAAAACTATTACAGAG GACTGGATTGGTATATGAATTTCTTTCCTGTACCCAAAAATTCAACCgcaaaatttctttttgagaAGAGTGCAACATATTTCGACGGCGAGCTGGTCCCTCGACGGGTACACGCTCTTTTACCTAAAGCAAAACTG GTCATCATTATAATTTCCCCTGCTAAAAGAGCTTATAGTTGGTATCAACATGTGAGATCTCATGGTGACCCCACAGCACTTAATCATACGTTCTATCAAGTGCTCACCGCCGGAGATGCACAATCCAAAGCTTTGAGAGATCTTCGATTTAG GTGTCTGAGTCCAGGAATGTATGCACACCATTTAGATCGTTGGTTGCTCTATTTTCCTCCACAACAAATTTCGGTTATCGATGGCGAGCAAGTTCGGTTAGATCCTGTCACTTCCATGACCAAACTACAGCATTTTCTAAAAATCCGGCCAATTTTCGACTACTCATTACATCTCAG ATATGATGCGCGCAAAGGCTTCTTTTGTCAAGTAGTGAATGGTGACCATACCAAGTGTTTAGGTCGGAGTAAAGGACGCCACTATCCCACAATGGATTCACAATCGGCCAAATATCTTCAG TCCTTTTATATGACACATAACATAGCATTGGAAAAATTGCTCAAACGCCTCGGTTATCCAATCCCACTTTGGCTGGAAGAGGACTTAAGTGACCGACCCGTTAATAACCAGGCAGTCGAGATGCCAAATTCTCTCTGA
- the LOC116922101 gene encoding bifunctional heparan sulfate N-deacetylase/N-sulfotransferase isoform X2, with translation MGSRSHASPGRTRIDAKVLLFAETQYSHLGRDIAELLVHNRLKYKLEVVGKSLPILTNVDKGKYGVIVFENMDRYLTMDKWNRELLDKYCRQYQVGIIGFMSPREESLIGAQLRGFPLHIHTNFKLKDAELKADSPVLRITRGGDVLWGPLPGNDWTVFSPNHSTYEPLAMGSIQAPEDSPAYGGLSSNAITVIRDCGEFDGIQRILFGSGLDFWLHRLLFLDAMSFLSHGRLSTSLQRYIQVDIDDIFVGQKGTRLTPSDVESIIDTQNRIRTIVPGFRFNMGYSGKFFNHGTDEENKGDEYLLQHANEFTWFGHMWSHQQPHLYENISLLEADMLLNKKFAIEHGIPTDSGYSVSPHHSGVYPVHEALYEMWKKLWNIHVTSTEEYPHLRPARLRRGFIHRGIMVLPRQTCGLYTHTIFIDKYPGGRSTLDSSIKGGELFQTIVFNRINIFMTHMSNYGNDRLALYTFEAATKFLQCWTNLQFQSISALQLAEKYFRMYPEESEPVWGNPCDDQRHMKIWSQNKTCDQLPRFLVLGPQKTGTTALYTFLSMHPAIVSNYPSPETFEEIQFFNGKNYYRGLDWYMNFFPVPKNSTAKFLFEKSATYFDGELVPRRVHALLPKAKLVIIIISPAKRAYSWYQHVRSHGDPTALNHTFYQVLTAGDAQSKALRDLRFRCLSPGMYAHHLDRWLLYFPPQQISVIDGEQVRLDPVTSMTKLQHFLKIRPIFDYSLHLRYDARKGFFCQVVNGDHTKCLGRSKGRHYPTMDSQSAKYLQSFYMTHNIALEKLLKRLGYPIPLWLEEDLSDRPVNNQAVEMPNSL, from the exons ATGGGAAGTAGAAGCCATGCTTCTCCAGGCCGCACTAGAATTGATGCCAAAGTTTTGCTTTTTGCGGAAACACAATACTCACATCTCGGACGAGATATCGCTGAACTTTTGGTCCACAACCGCCTAAA GTACAAATTAGAGGTCGTAGGGAAATCGCTTCCAATCTTGACTAACGTTGATAAAGGAAAATATGGAGTGATAGTCTTTGAAAATATGGATCGTTACCTGACGATGGATAAATGGAACAGAGAGCTACTCGATAAATATTGTCGCCAGTATCAG GTTGGAATAATAGGTTTTATGTCTCCACGGGAAGAAAGTCTAATTGGGGCCCAGCTTCGCGGTTTCCCGTTACATATCcatacaaattttaaattgaaG GATGCCGAGTTAAAAGCAGATTCTCCTGTGCTTAGGATAACCCGAGGGGGTGACGTACTTTGGGGACCTTTGCCTGGGAATGACTGGACAGTGTTTTCGCCTAACCATTCCACGTATGAACCCTTGGCTATGGGCTCTATTCAAGCCCCAGAAGATAGTCCTGCTTACGGAGGGTTGTCCTCGAACGCCATTACAGTTATTCGG GACTGTGGAGAGTTTGATGGAATTCAGCGAATCTTATTTGGATCTGGGTTAGACTTCTGGCTCCACCGTCTTCTCTTTCTAGATGCCATGTCTTTTTTATCACATGGGCGGTTGTCAACAAGCTTGCAACGCTACATTCAAGTTGACATAGACGACATCTTTGTTGGGCAGAAAGGCACACGCCTCACTCCCAGTGATGTGGAG AGCATCATCGATACCCAAAATCGTATTCGAACGATTGTTCCTGGCTTCAGATTTAATATGGGATATTCCGGCAAGTTCTTTAACCATGGAACTGACGAAGAGAACAAAGGGGATGAATATCTTTTAC AACACGCCAATGAGTTTACGTGGTTTGGGCATATGTGGAGTCACCAGCAACCACACCTATATGAGAATATTTCCTTATTGGAAGCAGATATgcttcttaataaaaaatttgcgaTT GAACATGGCATTCCAACAGACTCTGGTTATTCCGTATCTCCACATCACTCAGGGGTCTATCCTGTCCATGAAGCGCTGTACGAAATGTGGAAAAAGCTTTGGAATATTCATGTCAC GTCTACAGAGGAGTATCCGCACTTAAGACCCGCTCGACTGCGCCGTGGATTTATCCATAGGGGGATCATG GTGCTTCCGAGACAAACTTGTGGACTCTATACCCACACCATTTTTATCGACAAGTATCCTGGTGGTCGCTCGACATTAGATAGCAGCATTAAAGGAGGGGAGCTTTTCCAGACGATCGTCTTTAACAGG ATAAACATCTTTATGACTCACATGTCGAACTATGGCAACGATCGCCTGGCTTTGTACACCTTTGAAGCAGCTACAAAATTTTTGCAGTGTTGGACCAATCTGCAATTCCAAAGCATTTCTGCTCTCCAATTGGCTGAAAAATACTTCCGGATGTATCCTGAGGAGAGCGAACCAGTGTGGGGG AATCCTTGCGACGACCAGCGCCATATGAAAATATGGTCTCAAAATAAGACCTGTGATCAGTTGCCCAGGTTTCTGGTGTTAGGGCCACAAAAAACTGGTACAACTGCCCTGTATACTTTCCTCTCCATGCACCCAGCTATAGTAAGCAATTATCCCAGTCCAGAGACTTTTGAAGAAATCCAGTTCTTCAATGGGAAAAACTATTACAGAG GACTGGATTGGTATATGAATTTCTTTCCTGTACCCAAAAATTCAACCgcaaaatttctttttgagaAGAGTGCAACATATTTCGACGGCGAGCTGGTCCCTCGACGGGTACACGCTCTTTTACCTAAAGCAAAACTG GTCATCATTATAATTTCCCCTGCTAAAAGAGCTTATAGTTGGTATCAACATGTGAGATCTCATGGTGACCCCACAGCACTTAATCATACGTTCTATCAAGTGCTCACCGCCGGAGATGCACAATCCAAAGCTTTGAGAGATCTTCGATTTAG GTGTCTGAGTCCAGGAATGTATGCACACCATTTAGATCGTTGGTTGCTCTATTTTCCTCCACAACAAATTTCGGTTATCGATGGCGAGCAAGTTCGGTTAGATCCTGTCACTTCCATGACCAAACTACAGCATTTTCTAAAAATCCGGCCAATTTTCGACTACTCATTACATCTCAG ATATGATGCGCGCAAAGGCTTCTTTTGTCAAGTAGTGAATGGTGACCATACCAAGTGTTTAGGTCGGAGTAAAGGACGCCACTATCCCACAATGGATTCACAATCGGCCAAATATCTTCAG TCCTTTTATATGACACATAACATAGCATTGGAAAAATTGCTCAAACGCCTCGGTTATCCAATCCCACTTTGGCTGGAAGAGGACTTAAGTGACCGACCCGTTAATAACCAGGCAGTCGAGATGCCAAATTCTCTCTGA
- the LOC123471382 gene encoding uncharacterized protein LOC123471382: MDYLGNNKWLFERILNVQGSWLQVTAGQLINLTIVWKESLREVQQCELRLVETGIAQHYLTNNSELERIRDVEQQLDFVYNTTNKKYCNSSEKNYKQAIGMEKVILRLHSLTDTNTHPSKPLEEDIENIADIIRAEISGAAHSQYARDRTTDGINGVAREIRALQCENQVLAHKTCVSYAGSHQQRGVGIPFVPGLAPYLGVSPDRQLFVEFNVDEVRKCTPYMGSVCLFLKPIDRKGRIKSCVAAVFLQKQEGIQRNCHLDSKKWTGIDMFHIGGRNWGYAGKDNVTIVLQCPGKRIGRIDLPQGLPAAGVIKIPRLCSATSDEWVLQASF, from the exons atggactacttaggaaacaataagtggtTGTTCGAACGTATTCTAAATGTGCAGGGTAGCTGGCTTCAAGTCACAGCTGGTCAGCTGATCAACT TgaccattgtctggaaagaatcgctaagagaagttcaacagtgcgaactaaggcttgtggaaacaggtatcgctcaacattacctgactaacaacagtgaactagaaagaattcgtgacgtcgaacaacaacttgactttgtttacaatacaactaacaagaaatattgtaattcatccgaaaaaaattacaaacaaGCAATCGGAATGGAAAAagttattttacgtttacattctttaactgaCACCAATACTCATCCGAGTAAACCACtggaagaagacatcgaaaaTATTGCTGACATTATCCGGGCTGAAATCAGTGGAGCGGCACATTCTCAATACGCACGAGACCGAACTACCGATGGAATAAATGGAGTGGctcgagaaattcgagctcTACAATGTGAAAATCAGGTGCTGgcacacaaaact TGTGTTTCCTATGCCGGTAGCCACCAGCAAAGAGGAGTCGGTATCCCATTCGTACCGGGATTGGCTCCATACCTGGGGGTATCGCCAGATCGGCAGCTGTTCGTCGAGTTCAACGTTGACGAAGTCCGAAAATGCACCCCATACATGGGCAGTGTGTGCCTATTCTTGAAGCCGATTGACCGAAAAGGAAGGATAAAGAGCTGCGTGGCGGCTGTCTTTCTGCAGAAGCAGGAAGGAATCCAGAGGAACTGTCACCTAGACAGTAAGAAATGGACCGGCATTGACATGTTCCACATTGGAGGAAGGAATTGGGGTTACGCTGGTAAAGACAACGTAACCATAGTGCTCCAGTGCCCTGGGAAAAGGATAGGCAGAATTGACCTACCGCAAGGGCTGCCAGCAGCGGGGGTCATAAAAATCCCACGGTTGTGTTCGGCAACCTCGGACGAGTGGGTTCTGCAAGCGAGCTTCTGA